A genomic window from Eleginops maclovinus isolate JMC-PN-2008 ecotype Puerto Natales chromosome 9, JC_Emac_rtc_rv5, whole genome shotgun sequence includes:
- the tnni3k gene encoding serine/threonine-protein kinase TNNI3K isoform X2, producing the protein MGNYKSRPSQTCTDEWKKKVGESYSVIVEKLEDDFTLKDSELGELQLAFSSDEAFQKVNVSYRTEKGLSLLHLCCVCGGNKDHIRTLMVKGLRPSRLSRNGFTALHLAAYKDNNELLTALLHGGSDVQQVGYGALTALHVATMAGHQEATDILLQHGANVNVQDAVFFTPLHIASYNNYEQLAKLLLKFGADVNASGEVGDRPLHLAAARGFLSIIKLLLGDGSKANVNAQDNEDHVPLHFCARFGHHEIVRFLLQGNFDVQPHSVNIYGDTPLHLACYNGKRDAAKELIQLSCTDSLSKENIFSETALHSACTYGKDLEMVKFLLSQNAMSINTQGRDGHTALHSACFHGHIRLVQFLLDSGADMNLVACDPSRSSGEKDEQTCLMWAYEKGHDAIVTLLKHYIRPDDSPCNEYSQPGGDGSYVSVPSPLGKIKSMTKEKAEVLLLRASLPSHFHLQLSELEFNEIIGSGSFGKVYRGKCRNKIVAIKRYRANTYCSKSDVDMFCREVSILCRLNHPCIIQFIGACLDDPSQFAIVTQYVSGGSLFSLLHEQKRLIDLQSKLIIAIDVAKGMEYLHNLTQPIIHRDLNSHNILLYEDGHAVVADFGESRFLQSVDEDNMTKQPGNLRWMAPEVFTQCTRYSVKADMFSYALCLWELLTGEIPFAHLKPAAAAADMAYHHIRPPVGYSIPKPISAFLMRGWNACPEDRPEFSEVVSNLEECLCNVELMSPASSNSSGSLSPSSSFDCLLGRGGPGRSHVAALRSRFELEYALNTRAYAIWTQSEQRRASGGLSLEELRRNMQFSPIDRNGYVSDPMSTMRLNSSYSSGGSFEESN; encoded by the exons ATGGGAAATTACAAATCCAGACCGTCGCAGACGTGCACAG ACGAGTGGAAGAAGAAGGTGGGTGAGTCGTACTCTGTGATCGTAGAGAAGTTGGAAGATGACTTCACGCTCAAAGACAGCGAGCTCGGGGAGCTCCAACTGGCTTTCAG CTCTGATGAGGCTTTCCAGAAGGTAAACGTGAGTTACCGCACAGAGAAAGGTCTGTCGCTGCTGCACCTCTGCTGCGTGTGTGGAG GTAACAAGGACCACATCCGCACCCTGATGGTGAAAGGCCTGCGTCCCTCCAGACTGTCGAGGAACGGATTCACCGCGCTGCACCTGGCTGCTTACAAG GATAATAATGAACTGCTGACGGCTCTCCTCCATGGGGGGTCTGACGTGCAGCAGGTCGGCTATGGAGCCCTCACCGCCCTGCATGTCGCCACGATGGCCGGACACCAAGAG GCCACAGATATCCTGCTGCAGCACGGAGCTAATGTGAACGTGCAGGATGCTGTGTTCTTCACCCCACTGCATATTGCCTCTTATAACAACTATGAGCAG TTGGCAAAGCTGCTGCTGAAGTTCGGGGCGGATGTGAATGCAAGCGGTGAGGTGGGGGACCGGCCGCTGCACCTGGCTGCAGCCAGAGGTTTCCTCAGCATCATCAAACTGCTGCTGGGGGACGGGAGCAAAGCTAACG TGAATGCTCAGGACAACGAGGATCACGTCCCTCTCCACTTCTGCGCCCGCTTCGGTCACCATGAGATTGTGCGCTTCCTCCTGCAGGGAAACTTTGACGTGCAGCCTCACTCCGTCAACATCTACGGGGACACACCGCTACACCT CGCCTGCTATAATGGGAAACGAGATGCTGCTAAGGAGTTAATACAGCTTTCCTGCACAGACAGTCTGTCGAAGGAGAATATTTTCAGTGAGACGGCCCTCCACAG TGCATGCACCTATGGTAAAGACCTGGAGATGGTGAAGTTCTTGTTGAGCCAGAATGCCATGAGCATCAACACTCAGGGCAGAGACGGACACACAG CTCTGCACAGCGCCTGTTTTCACGGCCACATCCGCCTGGTGCAGTTCCTGCTGGACAGCGGGGCCGACATGAACCTGGTGGCCTGCGACCCGAGCCGGTCAAGTGGGGAGAAGGACGAGCAGACCTGCCTCATGTGGGCTTATGAGAAAG gtCATGATGCCATTGTCACCTTACTGAAACACTACATACGTCCAGATGATTCCCCCTGCAATGAGTACTCTCAGCCGGGAGGGG ATGGGTCCTACGTTTCTGTGCCGTCTCCTCTAGGAAAGATCAAGAGCATGACTAAAG AGAAGGCAGAGGTTCTCCTGCTCAGGGCCAGCCTCCCGTCTCACTTCCACCTTCAGCTGTCTGAGCTGGAGTTTAATGAGATCATCGGATCAG GCTCCTTTGGAAAGGTCTACAGAGGAAAATGCAGGAACAAAATAGTTGCCATAAAACG ATATCGAGCCAACACGTACTGCTCCAAGTCGGACGTGGACATGTTCTGCAGAGAGGTATCCATCCTCTGCCGCCTAAACCACCCCTGCATCATCCAGTTCATCGGGGCGTGTCTGGACGACCCCAGCCAGTTCGCCATCGTGACGCAGTACGTCTCCGGAGGCTCGctgttctctctgctgcacGAGCAGAAGAG GCTCATCGACCTGCAGTCCAAGCTCATCATTGCCATCGACGTGGCGAAGGGCATGGAGTACCTGCACAACCTCACACAGCCCATCATCCACCGCGACCTCAACAG CCACAATATCCTGCTGTACGAGGACGGACACGCAGTGGTGGCTGATTTTGGAG AATCTAGATTCCTACAGTCTGTGGACGAGGATAACATGACCAAGCAGCCGGGG aaCCTGCGTTGGATGGCTCCTGAGGTTTTCACTCAGTGCACTCGCTACTCTGTGAAGGCGGACATGTTCAGCTACGCCCTCTGTCTGTGGGAGCTGCTCACTGGAGAAATCCCCTTCGCTCACCTGAAACCTG ctgctgcagcgGCCGACATGGCGTACCATCACATCCGGCCTCCCGTCGGATACTCCATCCCCAAACCCATCTCTGCTTTCCTGATGAGAGGCTGGAACGCCTGCCCCGAG GACAGGCCCGAGTTCTCTGAAGTGGTTTCCAACCTGGAGGAATGTTTGTGCAACGTTGAG cTGATGTCTCCGGCCTCCAGTAACAGCAGCGGctccctgtctccctcctcttccttcgACTGTCTGCTGGGGCGAGGAGGCCCCGGGCGGAGTCACGTCGCTGCGCTGCGATCACGCTTCGAGCTGGAGTACGCTCTCAACACTCGAGCCTACGCCATCTGGACCCAGAG TGAGCAGCGCCGTGCATCAGGAGGTCTTTCACTGGAGGAGCTCAGGAGGAACATGCAGTTTTCTCCCATCGATCGAAATG GGTATGTGTCTGATCCGATGAGCACCATGAGGTTGAACTCCTCTTACAGCAGCGGCGGCAGCTTCGAGGAAAGTAACTAA
- the tnni3k gene encoding serine/threonine-protein kinase TNNI3K isoform X1: MGNYKSRPSQTCTDEWKKKVGESYSVIVEKLEDDFTLKDSELGELQLAFSSDEAFQKVNVSYRTEKGLSLLHLCCVCGGNKDHIRTLMVKGLRPSRLSRNGFTALHLAAYKDNNELLTALLHGGSDVQQVGYGALTALHVATMAGHQEATDILLQHGANVNVQDAVFFTPLHIASYNNYEQLAKLLLKFGADVNASGEVGDRPLHLAAARGFLSIIKLLLGDGSKANVNAQDNEDHVPLHFCARFGHHEIVRFLLQGNFDVQPHSVNIYGDTPLHLACYNGKRDAAKELIQLSCTDSLSKENIFSETALHSACTYGKDLEMVKFLLSQNAMSINTQGRDGHTALHSACFHGHIRLVQFLLDSGADMNLVACDPSRSSGEKDEQTCLMWAYEKGHDAIVTLLKHYIRPDDSPCNEYSQPGGDGSYVSVPSPLGKIKSMTKEKAEVLLLRASLPSHFHLQLSELEFNEIIGSGSFGKVYRGKCRNKIVAIKRYRANTYCSKSDVDMFCREVSILCRLNHPCIIQFIGACLDDPSQFAIVTQYVSGGSLFSLLHEQKRLYELMRGGHLKHFQRLIDLQSKLIIAIDVAKGMEYLHNLTQPIIHRDLNSHNILLYEDGHAVVADFGESRFLQSVDEDNMTKQPGNLRWMAPEVFTQCTRYSVKADMFSYALCLWELLTGEIPFAHLKPAAAAADMAYHHIRPPVGYSIPKPISAFLMRGWNACPEDRPEFSEVVSNLEECLCNVELMSPASSNSSGSLSPSSSFDCLLGRGGPGRSHVAALRSRFELEYALNTRAYAIWTQSEQRRASGGLSLEELRRNMQFSPIDRNGYVSDPMSTMRLNSSYSSGGSFEESN, from the exons ATGGGAAATTACAAATCCAGACCGTCGCAGACGTGCACAG ACGAGTGGAAGAAGAAGGTGGGTGAGTCGTACTCTGTGATCGTAGAGAAGTTGGAAGATGACTTCACGCTCAAAGACAGCGAGCTCGGGGAGCTCCAACTGGCTTTCAG CTCTGATGAGGCTTTCCAGAAGGTAAACGTGAGTTACCGCACAGAGAAAGGTCTGTCGCTGCTGCACCTCTGCTGCGTGTGTGGAG GTAACAAGGACCACATCCGCACCCTGATGGTGAAAGGCCTGCGTCCCTCCAGACTGTCGAGGAACGGATTCACCGCGCTGCACCTGGCTGCTTACAAG GATAATAATGAACTGCTGACGGCTCTCCTCCATGGGGGGTCTGACGTGCAGCAGGTCGGCTATGGAGCCCTCACCGCCCTGCATGTCGCCACGATGGCCGGACACCAAGAG GCCACAGATATCCTGCTGCAGCACGGAGCTAATGTGAACGTGCAGGATGCTGTGTTCTTCACCCCACTGCATATTGCCTCTTATAACAACTATGAGCAG TTGGCAAAGCTGCTGCTGAAGTTCGGGGCGGATGTGAATGCAAGCGGTGAGGTGGGGGACCGGCCGCTGCACCTGGCTGCAGCCAGAGGTTTCCTCAGCATCATCAAACTGCTGCTGGGGGACGGGAGCAAAGCTAACG TGAATGCTCAGGACAACGAGGATCACGTCCCTCTCCACTTCTGCGCCCGCTTCGGTCACCATGAGATTGTGCGCTTCCTCCTGCAGGGAAACTTTGACGTGCAGCCTCACTCCGTCAACATCTACGGGGACACACCGCTACACCT CGCCTGCTATAATGGGAAACGAGATGCTGCTAAGGAGTTAATACAGCTTTCCTGCACAGACAGTCTGTCGAAGGAGAATATTTTCAGTGAGACGGCCCTCCACAG TGCATGCACCTATGGTAAAGACCTGGAGATGGTGAAGTTCTTGTTGAGCCAGAATGCCATGAGCATCAACACTCAGGGCAGAGACGGACACACAG CTCTGCACAGCGCCTGTTTTCACGGCCACATCCGCCTGGTGCAGTTCCTGCTGGACAGCGGGGCCGACATGAACCTGGTGGCCTGCGACCCGAGCCGGTCAAGTGGGGAGAAGGACGAGCAGACCTGCCTCATGTGGGCTTATGAGAAAG gtCATGATGCCATTGTCACCTTACTGAAACACTACATACGTCCAGATGATTCCCCCTGCAATGAGTACTCTCAGCCGGGAGGGG ATGGGTCCTACGTTTCTGTGCCGTCTCCTCTAGGAAAGATCAAGAGCATGACTAAAG AGAAGGCAGAGGTTCTCCTGCTCAGGGCCAGCCTCCCGTCTCACTTCCACCTTCAGCTGTCTGAGCTGGAGTTTAATGAGATCATCGGATCAG GCTCCTTTGGAAAGGTCTACAGAGGAAAATGCAGGAACAAAATAGTTGCCATAAAACG ATATCGAGCCAACACGTACTGCTCCAAGTCGGACGTGGACATGTTCTGCAGAGAGGTATCCATCCTCTGCCGCCTAAACCACCCCTGCATCATCCAGTTCATCGGGGCGTGTCTGGACGACCCCAGCCAGTTCGCCATCGTGACGCAGTACGTCTCCGGAGGCTCGctgttctctctgctgcacGAGCAGAAGAG ACTTTATGAACTGATGAGAGGAGGTCATCTGAAACACTTCCAAAG GCTCATCGACCTGCAGTCCAAGCTCATCATTGCCATCGACGTGGCGAAGGGCATGGAGTACCTGCACAACCTCACACAGCCCATCATCCACCGCGACCTCAACAG CCACAATATCCTGCTGTACGAGGACGGACACGCAGTGGTGGCTGATTTTGGAG AATCTAGATTCCTACAGTCTGTGGACGAGGATAACATGACCAAGCAGCCGGGG aaCCTGCGTTGGATGGCTCCTGAGGTTTTCACTCAGTGCACTCGCTACTCTGTGAAGGCGGACATGTTCAGCTACGCCCTCTGTCTGTGGGAGCTGCTCACTGGAGAAATCCCCTTCGCTCACCTGAAACCTG ctgctgcagcgGCCGACATGGCGTACCATCACATCCGGCCTCCCGTCGGATACTCCATCCCCAAACCCATCTCTGCTTTCCTGATGAGAGGCTGGAACGCCTGCCCCGAG GACAGGCCCGAGTTCTCTGAAGTGGTTTCCAACCTGGAGGAATGTTTGTGCAACGTTGAG cTGATGTCTCCGGCCTCCAGTAACAGCAGCGGctccctgtctccctcctcttccttcgACTGTCTGCTGGGGCGAGGAGGCCCCGGGCGGAGTCACGTCGCTGCGCTGCGATCACGCTTCGAGCTGGAGTACGCTCTCAACACTCGAGCCTACGCCATCTGGACCCAGAG TGAGCAGCGCCGTGCATCAGGAGGTCTTTCACTGGAGGAGCTCAGGAGGAACATGCAGTTTTCTCCCATCGATCGAAATG GGTATGTGTCTGATCCGATGAGCACCATGAGGTTGAACTCCTCTTACAGCAGCGGCGGCAGCTTCGAGGAAAGTAACTAA
- the erich3 gene encoding LOW QUALITY PROTEIN: glutamate-rich protein 3 (The sequence of the model RefSeq protein was modified relative to this genomic sequence to represent the inferred CDS: deleted 2 bases in 1 codon), translating to MSHLNPGLISAYNSLTDRHLAGYFSNTRIRRHLQRAGLITRSGRIVPDKEYRHKLIQRAHQRHIRECLAQAIFHKVLEMERVHQIEIKRKLEEFARRERVHKIKVDRSKRYEEDIIRILSPRPPTGARGIRKQHSGPEGEHSESSDSPGSSRPNTAPGKLQRPVRLKPIHSNSTTASLRRSSPYRLLESSNENEQTLNSTMEKESRRHRTTSEAPRGISPYCLPVINNFVTPVPPATKRKERGVKVSASGTLRGRRLRPTTSSSGADINEDPPVLRSSVLQSRVCVNMMYFGKTVHLSHDLTDMRDEVKVFQQHCGGENLCVYKGKLQEGETFQLISRRHRGFPFSLTFFLNGLQVERLSSCCEFKHRKGSRLGGRHGHFGFCGVEGASPCYKCIIAMGLDKKPTPPPKRVNDDGVREESGSSPKETPVMETERTADNDASQTECETSRPQDMETEVKEETAADGKVRDDYEEDFEADDEGPVEDAEVKVKKSPSPSQETEPQTKEGDASETEDDEKEEDIKSASGSSSSDSEREESDAEVTKEDEKAEQPKEVDQEETAVPPEEEQEEPHPEEATEAKPAAPKDSDIQDSAGDSTEIEVCETSVPSEENKQSEEISAERNVEETVDESKPEQEQERAKSVQEKLAEAILKESHCSSEPELSDTSTEEEEEESSINGPEQDSKDEGKSLTFTEEKQAVVEEKKCEEEVVVEAVEVEETSEPKEQEVETEQEPHDNKDVPKDVKTEEEDEKSASEEDINTENDKSEEAEVAGLDPVSEEETAEEDKTSEPQEDASAESTNEEALEKHRKTRRKMKWRLMQPDETGHGAKSSEEDESSVSEPNKNPDETAAPGDAEAEAVTASETKEMKAEPSEEREALGCEEAPVTHTETRQQGDSEDAGTEVTAENSSSSMEGSGDTTVEKTANIREDDVKDESCKDYIKEEEVSAGDENKDGFEQEGGDQEGEKIEKVVEIDDKVEEEEKQTHLDEITEEENKEESEKNDTDKKAEEENDESKMEGRIESMEIISEQTEVDSKANEEQAEKSHSEEDEVANKERADELEKTEKDKDSESVKNKKDEEESEEKGAETNESEKINTAADEEKDDGAEKEEKNENEDKSEMDKDEEESEEKKDETDKTPDREELPETAEEEKMSEIMEESEKSAGADLDKDNAKVSGDNIVESENVEGSEAEHVAQGTETAEETPEKATEAEEVKKETEEGTDSREKGEVDVENGEISTRDEKKTQEDEGEVQTEGGNDVKTAENTEEETKTEEPTEGESTEVKEVTAKSEDHAEKPEVDEAPDTEVPQTQSKAAEKQEEFTKNDSELETSATEIKEDSKSDERKDSEESKQDENGNISEPDSENRDSDLMKKSDKSHVSEVGVASSGDQAQSPTPKAVDLDTAQTLDESTASPNKHTEENPADHSATDGENEADTEEASKASEEGASVLLQPQTQAPTQNKDNTEESVAGVKETPEVLTRENNTEMVTNWVTKHQTSKFFETFVEPLEYLKESTDGQLNANEEETKSTEKIGSESPLMLAEISQSAEEEQMPKDVNEERDQIKEEPQSSAHSVGEQRETDSQQLEETEVKDWIPAKAESDKESVKEQDMRSEEQKGRRPSLDKVHEGLTQDHTEHDVSKTEVESISGTQHSITSGRPESEEKTSPDSNEKQIEEEKYLLPSSKIEEQPRRSTGPEELSASKANEPKETEETPETSGQSREVTEITHFTTSKSDDGSQEEFRQKDIDPKPPGGSINGDRRDAPMIEDIKHTLSKDRLSTFSVDETMFSRSSYPLLTAARTESGH from the exons ATGAGTCACCTCAACCCAGG ACTTATTTCGGCATACAACAGTCTCACAGATAGACATCTGGCGGGATACTTCAGCAACACTCGGATCAGGAGACACCTGCAGAGAGCAGGACTG ATCACACGGAGTGGGCGCATTGTCCCAGACAAGGAGTACAGACACAAGCTGATCCAGAGAGCGCACCAGAGACACATCCGAGAATGCCTGGCCCAGGCCATCTTCCACAAGGTGCTGGAGATGGAG CGTGTCCATCAAATAGAGATCAAAAGGAAACTGGAGGAGTTTGCAAGGAGGGAAAGGGTGCATAAGATCAAA GTGGATCGCTCTAAAAGGTATGAAGAAGACATAATCCGTATCCTGTCTCCACGCCCTCCCACCGGTGCCCGAGGCATCCGGAAACAGCACTCTGGTCCAGAGGGGGAGCACTCTGAATCCTCTGATTCT CCGGGCTCGTCTCGACCCAACACGGCTCCGGGCAAGTTGCAGCGGCCGGTGCGTCTGAAGCCGATCCACAGCAACAGCACCACAGCCTCGCTCAGACGCAGCTCCCCTTACAGGCTGCTGGAGTCGTCCAATGAGAACGAACAGACGCTCAACAGCACT ATGGAGAAGGAGTCCCGGAGACATCGGACCACATCCGAGGCCCCCCGTGGCATCTCACCCTACTGCCTCCCTGTCATCAACAACTTCGTCACCCCGGTGCCTCCCGCCAccaagaggaaagagaggggggtgaAGGTCTCTGCCAGCGGCACGCTCAGAGGCCGCAGACTGCgtcccaccacctcctccagcGGGGCTGACATCAACGAG GACCCCCCCGTGCTGAGGAGCTCTGTGCtccagagcagagtgtgtgtgaacatgatgTACTTTGGCAAAACGGTGCATCTCTCTCATGACCTGACCGACATGAGGGACGAGGTCAAGGTGTTTCAGCAGCACTGTGGAGGAGAGAacctgtgtgtgtacaaggGCAAGCTACAAGAgggag AGACTTTCCAGTTAATTTCAAGGCGGCACAGAGGTTTCCCCTTCAGCTTGACCTTCTTCCTGAACGGGCTGCAGGTGGAGCGGCTGAGCTCCTGCTGCGAGTTCAAACACAGGAAGGGCTCCAGACTCGGTGGCAGGCACGGACATTTTGGCTTCTGCGGCGTGGAGGGGGCCTCTCCCTGCTACAA gtgCATCATAGCAATGGGACTGGACAAAAAGCCCACTCCTCCACCAAAGAGAGTCAACGATGATGGAGTAAGAGAGGAGTCAGGGTCCAGTCCAAAGGAGACTCCTGTaatggagacagagaggactGCAGACAATGATGCATCCCAGACAGAGTGTGAAACCAGCCGACCTCAGGACATGGAGACTGAGGTCAAAGAGGAAACAGCAGCGGATGGCAAAGTCAGAGACG ATTATGAGGAAGACTTTGAAGCAGACGACGAGGGCCCTGTAGAAGATGCTGAAGTAAAAGTGAAGAAATCCCCCTCTCCATCTCAAGAAACTGAACCTCAGACTAAAGAGGGAGACGCCTCTGAGACTGAGGACGACGAGAAGGAAG AGGATATAAAGTCTGCTTCAGGCTCCAGCTCCTCGGACAGTGAGCGGGAGGAGAGTGATGCTGAGGTCACCAAAGAGGACGAAAAAGCAGAGCAACCTAAAGAGGTGGACCAGGAGGAAACTGCTGTTCCACCAGAAGAGGAACAAGAAGAGCCACATCCAGAAGAAGCCACAGAGGCCAAGCCTGCTGCGCCTAAAGACTCAGACATACAGGACAGTGCGGGGGACAGCACTGAGATAGAGGTGTGTGAAACCAGTGTCCCCTCGGAAGAGAATAAACAAAGTGAAGAAATCTCAGCAGAAAGAAACGTGGAGGAAACGGTAGATGAGAGTAAACcagagcaggagcaggagaggg CTAAATCTGTGCAGGAGAAGTTGGCAGAAGCCATCCTGAAGGAGTCCCACTGCAGCTCCGAGCCAGAACTGAGCGACACCAGcaccgaggaggaggaggaggagtcctCAATAAACGGCCCTGAACAGGACAGCAAGG ATGAAGGGAAATCTTTGACATTTACAGAAGAGAAACAGGCCGTTGTAGAGGAGAAGAAATGTGAGGAAGAGGTTGTTGTTGAAGCGGTAGAAGTAGAGGAGACATCTGAACCAAAAGAACAAGAAGTGGAAACTGAACAGGAACCCCACGACAACAAAGATGTTCCTAAAGATGTCAAAACcgaagaggaagatgaaaagTCTGCCTCGGAAGAGGACATAAACACAGAGAATGATAAATCAGAGGAGGCAGAAGTTGCAGGTCTGGATCCTGTTTCTGAAGAGGAAACGGCTGAGGAAGACAAGACTTCAGAACCTCAAGAAGATGCATCAGCTGAATCAACTAATGAGGAGGCTCTGGAGAAACACAGGAAAACgaggaggaaaatgaaatgGAGGTTG ATGCAGCCCGATGAGACAGGACACGGGGCAAAAAGCAGCGAAGAGGATGAGTCATCGGTATCAGAGCCAAATAAAAACCCTGATGAGACGGCAGCGCCTGGTGATGCAGAGGCGGAGGCGGTGACAGCGAGCGAGACAAAGGAGATGAAAGCAGAGCCCTCAGAGGAGCGAGAGGCCCTCGGCTGTGAAGAGGCACCTGTAACCCACACAGAGACGAGGCAGCAGGGAGACAGCGAGGACGCAGGGACTGAAGTCACAGCGGAGAACTCAAGCAGCTCCATGGAGGGGAGCGGAGACACCACAGTggaaaaaacagcaaatataaGAGAGGACGATGTGAAAGATGAAAGCTGTAAAGATTATATTAAAGAGGAAGAAGTGTCGGCAGGAGATGAGAATAAGGATGGCTTTGAACAAGAAGGAGGTGATCAAGAAGGAGAGAAGATAGAAAAAGTGGTGGAAATAGATGATAAAgtagaagaggaagaaaagcaaacacatcTAGATGAGATaacagaagaggaaaataaGGAGGAAAGTGAAAAGAATGATACAGATAAGAAAGCAGAAGAGGAGAATGATGAGAGTAAGATGGAAGGAAGGATAGAAAGCATGGAAATTATTTCAGAGCAGACTGAAGTTGACTCAAAGGCAAATGAAGAACAGGCTGAGAAATCCCACAGTGAAGAAGATGAAGTTGCAAACAAAGAGAGAGCAGATGAACtagaaaagacagagaaagacaaagacagtgaGAGTGTGAAGAATAAAAAGGATGAGGAAGAATCAGAGGAAAAGGGAGCTGAAACTAATGAGAGTGAAAAGATAAACACAGCTGCTGATGAGGAAAAGGATGATGGAgcagaaaaggaagagaaaaatgaGAATGAGGACAAATCAGAAATGGATAAAGATGAGGAAGAATCTGAAGAGAAAAAAGATGAAACTGATAAGACTCCAGACAGAGAAGAACTTCCAGAGActgcagaagaagagaaaatgtCTGAGATCATGGAGGAATCTGAGAAAAGTGCAGGTGCAGACTTGGATAAAGATAATGCAAAGGTATCAGGTGATAATATTGTTGAGTCAGAGAATGTTGAAGGGAGTGAGGCAGAACACGTGGCACAGGGGACTGAAACGGCTGAAGAGACGCCAGAGAAGGCAACGGAGGCTGAGGAggttaaaaaagaaactgaagaaGGAACTGACAGCAGGGAAAAGGGAGAAGTTGATGTTGAAAATGGGGAGATTTCTACGAGAGATGAGAAGAAAACTCAGGAGGATGAAGGAGAGGTTCAAACTGAGGGCGGAAATGACGTGAAAACGGCAGAAAATACGGAAgaggagacaaaaacagaggagcccacagagggagagagcacGGAGGTAAAGGAAGTAACTGCAAAGTCTGAAGATCACGCTGAAAAACCTGAAGTCGACGAGGCTCCTGACACGGAAGTGCCACAAACTCAGAGTAAGGCAGCAGAAAAGCAAGAGGAATTCACCAAAAACGACTCAGAACTGGAGACATCTGCTACGGAAATAAAAGAGGACTCTAAATCAGACGAGAGAAAGGACAGTGAGGAATCAAAACAAGATGAAAATGGAAACATATCTGAGCCTGACAGTGAAAACAGAGATTCAGATTTGATGAAGAAGAGCGATAAGAGTCATGTCAGTGAGGTGGGGGTTGCTTCTTCAGGTGACCAGGCACAATCTCCAACACCTAAAGCTGTGGATTTAGATACAGCTCAGACGTTAGATGAGTCCACTGCAAGCcctaacaaacacactgaagagaACCCTGCTGATCACTCTGCAACTGACGGAGAAAATGAAGCGGACACGGAGGAGGCGAGCAAGGCCTCGGAGGAAGGAGCGAGTGTGCTGCTCCAACCTCAAACACAGGCGCcgacacaaaacaaagacaacacagaGGAGAGCGTGGCAGGAGTTAAAGAAACTCCAGAGGTACTAAcgagagaaaacaacacagaaatggTCACAAACTGGGTAACCAAGCATCAAACATCCAAGTTTTTTGAGACGTTTGTTGAACCTTTAGAATACTTGAAGGAATCGACAGACGGTCAACTCAACGCTaatgaagaagaaacaaaatctACAGAGAAGATAGGATCAGAGAGTCCACTTATGCTGGCAGAGATATCTCAAAGTGCAGAAGAAGAGCAAATGCCAAAAGATGTAAACGAGGAAAGGGATCAAATTAAAGAGGAACCTCAATCTTCCGCTCACTCTGTTGGAGAACAGCGTGAGACAGACTctcagcagctggaggagactGAAGTAAAGGACTGGATACCTGCAAAAGCAGAGAGTGATAAGGAGTCTGTGAAAGAGCAAGATATGAGGTCAGAGGAACAAAAGGGAAGAAGGCCATCTCTTGATAAAGTGCATGAGGGTTTAACGCAGGATCACACTGAGCATGATGTGTCTAAGACTGAAGTGGAAAGCATATCAGGTACTCAGCATTCAATAACCAGCGGCAGACCTGAGAGTGAGGAGAAGACTAGTCCAgactcaaatgaaaaacaaattgaaGAGGAAAAATATCTACTACCTTCATCCAAAATAGAAGAGCAACCTCGGCGTTCAACAGGTCCAGAAGAGCTCTCCGCATCTAAAGCCAATGAACCAAAAGAGACAGAAGAAACTCCGGAAACAAGTGGACAAAGTCGAGAAGTTACAGAAATAACCCATTTCACAACGTCCAAGTCTGACGATGGAAGTCAGGAGGAGTTCCGACAGAAAGACATTGACCCCAAACCGCCAGGCGGCAGCATCAACGGAGACCGACGAGACGCGCCGATGATCGAGGACATCAAACACACGCTGAGTAAAGACAGACTCAGCACTTTCTCAGTGGACGAAACCATGTTCAGTAGAAGCTCATATCCTCTGCTGACCGCTGCGAGGACAGAGAGCGGACATTAG